The Leptospirales bacterium genome has a window encoding:
- a CDS encoding PaaI family thioesterase — LSSLAPEQATATIPYAQENRALHGLMHGGCLFTVGDTITAIMCMFHVEHRDERMLTISASIRYLRPVDRDTVRAEARLLRKRGRQLEFVCDFFNEAGKRSAQGKYRYVLARLPGSGAA; from the coding sequence TCTGTCCAGTCTGGCGCCGGAGCAGGCGACTGCTACAATCCCCTATGCGCAGGAAAATCGCGCCCTGCATGGCCTGATGCACGGCGGCTGCCTGTTTACAGTGGGCGACACCATTACGGCCATTATGTGCATGTTTCATGTGGAGCATCGCGACGAACGAATGCTGACGATCAGCGCTTCCATTCGCTATTTGCGGCCCGTGGATCGCGACACGGTGCGCGCCGAGGCGCGCCTTCTTCGAAAGCGCGGCAGGCAGCTGGAGTTTGTTTGCGACTTCTTCAATGAAGCCGGCAAACGCAGCGCCCAGGGAAAGTACCGCTACGTTCTGGCGCGGCTGCCGGGCAGCGGCGCGGCCTGA
- a CDS encoding bacteriohemerythrin, translated as MFRRNALLALVTSLIGIVLSMAAILLNAWHFPLLLAAIGLQSLTAAFIFLQKRRMAQDLRALTPWARQAVSGKALSERTGLVATDELGFLGGHLDFFLDRLSSNIVQLRDVARGLAQLLAELRNASERLSGSIENAAAITEQLTQTSEQVLAAVDSITDSVGAQQKNIAQITAHTTELRQQVRSANSALAEGAGTARSLETQAAGSESDLSTLTGSLSHALRNAREVASIAAFISEVTERMTLLALNASIEAARAGESGRGFAVVADEISKLAGTTAGRMGEINRLADDTRNTSKGAELAGRKIEIALREIVTSAGAMRVQFTAAQEAGQMVDQFAANADSAARTVFEEGAGIGQAAAEQKAAIEEIVDAVQSLSLDAESLARASDMLVRGIHQIEMTGTLVSGMSARFRLKDGDLLPWSPLFVLGIVEIDAQHQRLVQMINELYRSMSSGSEAEDIARLVDGLLEYTVNHFHYEEELFAKRKYPQATEHTAEHEAFRDRALEFREALGQGDPTLGPRLMTLLTEWLTHHIMESDRAYVPYLR; from the coding sequence ATGTTTCGTAGAAATGCCCTGTTGGCGCTCGTCACTTCCTTGATCGGGATTGTACTGAGCATGGCTGCGATCCTGCTGAATGCCTGGCATTTCCCGCTTTTGCTTGCGGCGATCGGTCTGCAGAGCCTTACAGCAGCATTCATTTTCTTGCAAAAGCGGCGCATGGCGCAGGACCTCCGGGCGCTGACGCCCTGGGCGCGACAGGCGGTTTCAGGCAAGGCTCTGTCGGAGCGGACTGGACTGGTTGCCACCGATGAGCTGGGATTCCTCGGCGGTCATCTGGACTTCTTCCTCGATCGACTTTCTTCAAATATCGTGCAGCTGCGCGACGTAGCCCGCGGCCTGGCTCAGCTGCTGGCAGAACTGCGTAACGCCTCCGAACGACTTTCTGGCAGCATCGAAAATGCTGCGGCAATTACCGAGCAACTGACACAGACCTCGGAACAGGTGCTGGCGGCCGTAGACAGCATCACCGATTCCGTAGGCGCACAACAGAAGAACATTGCACAGATCACAGCGCACACTACAGAGCTGCGCCAGCAGGTGCGCAGTGCGAACAGCGCCCTGGCCGAAGGCGCGGGGACAGCGCGCAGCCTGGAAACGCAGGCCGCCGGCAGCGAGTCGGATCTGAGTACGCTGACTGGATCTCTTTCGCACGCCCTGCGCAATGCGCGCGAGGTGGCTTCCATTGCCGCATTCATCTCCGAAGTGACCGAACGGATGACGCTGCTGGCGCTCAATGCCTCCATTGAGGCGGCGCGCGCCGGCGAGTCCGGGCGAGGCTTTGCCGTGGTCGCCGATGAGATCAGCAAACTGGCCGGGACGACTGCCGGGCGGATGGGCGAAATCAATCGCCTGGCCGACGACACGCGCAATACAAGCAAAGGCGCGGAACTGGCTGGGCGTAAAATCGAAATCGCGCTGCGTGAGATCGTGACCAGCGCCGGCGCCATGCGCGTTCAGTTTACCGCAGCGCAAGAAGCGGGACAGATGGTAGATCAATTTGCTGCAAACGCCGACAGTGCGGCGCGTACTGTCTTTGAGGAAGGCGCCGGAATCGGTCAGGCAGCCGCGGAGCAGAAGGCGGCTATTGAAGAGATCGTCGATGCTGTGCAATCGCTTTCGCTGGATGCCGAGTCGCTGGCGCGCGCCTCCGATATGCTGGTTCGCGGCATCCACCAGATCGAGATGACTGGCACGCTGGTGTCCGGAATGAGCGCACGTTTCCGGCTCAAAGACGGCGATCTGCTGCCCTGGAGCCCGCTCTTTGTGCTGGGGATTGTTGAAATCGATGCGCAGCATCAGCGGTTGGTGCAGATGATCAATGAGTTGTATCGATCGATGTCATCTGGCAGCGAGGCCGAAGACATTGCCAGGCTGGTGGACGGTCTGCTGGAATACACAGTGAATCATTTTCACTACGAAGAAGAACTATTTGCCAAACGCAAGTATCCCCAGGCGACAGAGCACACAGCAGAACATGAAGCATTTCGTGATCGCGCTCTCGAGTTTCGCGAGGCCCTTGGCCAGGGCGACCCCACTCTGGGGCCGCGCTTGATGACGCTCTTGACTGAGTGGCTGACTCACCACATCATGGAATCGGATCGCGCATATGTTCCCTATCTGCGCTAA
- a CDS encoding aminopeptidase P family protein: MLNWFTRRRLQAHGKGFQLRGLLAARQQTRRCLQQIARSIAPGMLEAEAVAMAEALLQESGAERCWHPPQVRFGENTLLACGMRSAPDLRLDKEGIFFLDIAPVFDGFEGDAGDSFAVGENEEQRRCVRDVRRIFGEVRRHWLLGRISGRELYQLAAESARRRGWQLNLQVDGHRISMFPHHHHFRGSLGDIDFVPDSGAWVLEIQIRHPAAKFGAFYEDLLLDDEAAT, from the coding sequence ATGCTCAATTGGTTCACCCGGCGCCGCTTGCAGGCGCACGGAAAGGGCTTTCAGTTGCGCGGTCTGCTTGCGGCGCGTCAGCAAACCCGTCGCTGCCTGCAACAGATTGCCAGATCCATTGCACCGGGCATGCTGGAAGCGGAGGCTGTAGCCATGGCTGAAGCGCTGCTGCAGGAGTCTGGCGCGGAGCGCTGCTGGCACCCTCCGCAGGTCCGTTTCGGTGAAAACACGCTGCTGGCCTGCGGAATGCGATCGGCGCCGGATCTTCGCCTGGATAAGGAGGGAATCTTCTTTCTTGATATCGCTCCAGTGTTCGATGGCTTCGAAGGCGACGCTGGCGATAGCTTTGCAGTGGGAGAAAACGAAGAACAGCGCCGCTGTGTACGCGATGTACGCCGGATTTTTGGCGAGGTGCGCCGGCACTGGCTGCTCGGTCGCATCAGCGGTCGCGAACTCTATCAGTTGGCAGCGGAATCTGCGCGCCGACGAGGGTGGCAATTGAATCTGCAAGTGGACGGGCACCGCATCTCAATGTTCCCGCATCATCATCATTTTCGCGGCAGTCTTGGCGATATCGACTTTGTCCCCGACTCCGGCGCCTGGGTGCTTGAAATTCAGATTCGGCACCCCGCGGCAAAGTTTGGCGCATTCTATGAAGACCTGCTGCTGGATGATGAAGCTGCGACTTAG
- a CDS encoding PAS domain S-box protein, with amino-acid sequence MSNEILDTLLEAMPDAVFVKDGQGRWLLANAQALRIFDLENQDYRGKSDLELAALVPFFGPALEYCGTSDEAAWRSGELTRGDETIVRPDGSSRSFDVLKAPMFNADGSRQILVILGRDITERIAMERQIADSELKYRTIANFTYDWEYWLGADGRVVYNSPSCERITGHSPEDFMENPRLVVEIAHPEDQQKVRAHLLSSFDSERDDPLALVYRIIRPDGEVRWLEHVCQPVYSSDGEWIGRRGSNRDITDRKSVELELAQTVEALKKSIKERKTLERFFSRDILDQVLEKKISDRLGGKRCNATTLFFDLRGSTGIAEQLDPDVFAEFLSMIHTDVMDLIYGNHGSVNKLIGDGILATFGVPTATGDDAMNAVRCAEQVRSYMQVFNEVRPDYLPTPVEFGIGIATGEVFAGNTGSVRRMEFTVLGDSVNLAARLESIAKMARVDILLDGETRRLLGDRVRLQRVRLDRVRGKMQKVEIFYMKEIRTSPAASAPATPPSPLMPAGAPVNPLPGAAAKPLP; translated from the coding sequence ATGAGCAACGAAATCCTTGATACGCTGTTGGAGGCGATGCCGGACGCAGTGTTTGTCAAAGACGGTCAGGGTCGCTGGCTGTTGGCCAATGCGCAGGCCCTGAGAATTTTTGATCTTGAGAATCAAGATTACAGGGGAAAGAGCGACCTGGAACTGGCGGCGCTGGTTCCTTTTTTCGGTCCGGCGCTGGAGTATTGCGGAACAAGCGACGAAGCCGCCTGGCGCTCGGGAGAGCTGACTCGCGGCGACGAGACCATCGTCCGGCCGGATGGCAGCTCGCGTTCTTTTGATGTATTAAAGGCGCCGATGTTCAATGCCGATGGCAGCCGGCAGATCCTTGTCATTCTGGGGCGCGATATAACCGAGCGCATCGCGATGGAGCGGCAGATTGCCGATAGCGAGCTGAAGTACCGCACCATTGCCAATTTCACATACGACTGGGAATACTGGCTGGGCGCTGACGGTCGTGTTGTCTACAATTCGCCTTCGTGCGAGCGCATTACCGGACACAGTCCCGAAGATTTCATGGAGAACCCCAGACTGGTGGTGGAAATCGCACACCCAGAGGATCAGCAAAAGGTTCGCGCACACTTGTTGAGCAGTTTTGACAGCGAGCGCGATGATCCCCTTGCTCTGGTTTATCGCATTATTCGACCGGATGGCGAGGTGCGCTGGCTGGAGCATGTCTGCCAGCCGGTGTACTCCTCGGACGGGGAGTGGATTGGACGTCGCGGCAGCAATCGCGATATCACCGATCGCAAGAGCGTGGAACTCGAACTGGCGCAGACCGTCGAGGCCCTGAAAAAGAGCATCAAAGAGCGAAAGACTCTGGAGCGCTTCTTCTCGCGAGATATCCTGGACCAGGTGCTGGAGAAGAAAATCTCCGATCGGCTCGGCGGCAAACGCTGCAATGCTACTACGCTCTTTTTTGATCTGCGCGGCTCCACCGGCATTGCCGAGCAGCTAGACCCGGATGTCTTTGCCGAATTTCTCAGTATGATCCATACTGATGTTATGGACTTGATCTATGGCAATCATGGTTCGGTGAACAAGCTGATCGGCGATGGCATATTGGCCACCTTTGGCGTGCCCACTGCCACCGGCGATGACGCTATGAATGCCGTGCGCTGTGCCGAGCAGGTGCGTTCTTACATGCAGGTCTTCAATGAAGTGCGTCCCGACTACCTGCCGACGCCCGTGGAATTTGGCATCGGCATTGCCACCGGCGAAGTTTTTGCCGGAAACACCGGTTCCGTGCGACGCATGGAATTTACGGTGCTTGGCGATTCTGTGAATCTAGCGGCGCGCCTGGAGTCGATCGCCAAGATGGCGCGCGTAGACATCCTGCTGGACGGAGAAACACGCCGATTGCTGGGCGATCGCGTTCGTTTGCAGCGAGTTCGATTGGACCGCGTTCGTGGCAAGATGCAAAAGGTCGAAATCTTCTATATGAAAGAGATCCGTACATCGCCGGCCGCGTCGGCGCCTGCGACCCCGCCGTCGCCGCTCATGCCGGCTGGCGCGCCGGTGAATCCGCTGCCAGGCGCGGCAGCGAAGCCGTTACCGTAA
- a CDS encoding PAS domain S-box protein: MASLLHVASDPRYARDEEYYRALGEITLYKHREKLINELLTYLASVIGDLERSEHRIRAIVDTAADGIISLDQAGRIQSANAAAVQIFGSDNGRVTGRELAEFFADVKEFGEALRLAAESGASSRELRGRRVDSAVFPAHLAIARLQFEGSLMFTAIVRDITEQKQAEQLVAQAAAKQETDKILNAIDQGLFLIYQREGDYFVSGQYSQATASLLGEDPSERDFLKLISAHISEAALKSAQSYLKLMFDQKVFAGSLEQLNPLSEISFSHGAPGEAPESRLLRFSFRRVSENESIAHLMATVIDVTAEAALREQLKANERKAQSQMELLFRILHVDSAMLAEFIDEARIELDLIDGILKEADNNRSLPARLQAIFRSVHKIKGDADLLGLEFLAQRLHQVEEKVSQAIRKPDLNAGDFFPFLVAFGEIVGLIDETSQLTERLLDFRDRFGERQPQREGTDTLQRSFQGLVQKISEELGKQVSFDCSAFEASLLASAQRMPAKGLIVQLLKNALAHGVESPEERLKVGKPLPGSIRLSSAIHDDRLEISVSDDGRGLDPARLRRVAVESGLLSTARASELSDRQAAALIFRSGVSSAEKAHLHAGRGVGMPMIREIVRAMGGKLRLRSSTGRGLTVTASLPRLAADSPARQPA, translated from the coding sequence ATGGCCTCCTTGCTGCATGTAGCAAGCGATCCGCGCTACGCGCGCGATGAAGAGTACTACCGGGCGCTGGGCGAAATCACGCTCTACAAGCACCGCGAAAAGCTGATCAATGAACTCCTGACCTATCTGGCCAGCGTCATCGGCGATCTGGAACGAAGCGAACACCGCATTCGCGCTATTGTCGATACGGCGGCGGATGGCATCATCAGTCTGGATCAAGCGGGGCGCATCCAGTCGGCCAATGCGGCGGCAGTCCAGATTTTTGGCAGCGACAATGGACGGGTCACGGGGCGGGAACTTGCCGAATTCTTTGCAGATGTAAAGGAGTTTGGCGAAGCCTTGCGTCTGGCGGCGGAGAGCGGCGCATCCAGCCGCGAGCTGCGCGGGCGTCGCGTCGATAGCGCAGTTTTTCCGGCGCACCTGGCAATCGCCCGCCTGCAATTTGAGGGCAGTCTGATGTTTACGGCGATCGTCCGCGACATCACTGAACAGAAGCAGGCCGAACAGCTGGTCGCTCAGGCCGCCGCCAAGCAGGAAACGGACAAAATTCTGAACGCTATCGATCAGGGCCTCTTCCTGATCTACCAGCGTGAAGGAGATTATTTTGTGAGCGGGCAATACTCGCAGGCGACAGCTTCTTTGCTGGGCGAGGATCCGTCGGAGCGCGATTTCTTGAAGCTGATTTCCGCGCATATTTCGGAAGCGGCGTTGAAAAGCGCACAGAGTTATCTAAAGCTGATGTTTGACCAGAAGGTCTTCGCCGGCAGTCTGGAGCAGCTCAATCCGCTGTCTGAAATTTCCTTCAGCCATGGCGCGCCAGGCGAAGCCCCGGAATCGCGATTGCTGCGCTTCAGCTTTCGCCGAGTATCGGAAAACGAATCGATCGCCCACCTGATGGCTACGGTCATCGATGTTACTGCCGAAGCGGCGCTGCGCGAACAGCTCAAGGCCAATGAGCGCAAGGCCCAGTCGCAGATGGAGCTGCTCTTCCGTATTTTGCACGTCGATTCGGCGATGCTTGCAGAGTTCATCGATGAGGCGCGCATCGAGCTTGATCTGATCGATGGCATCCTGAAAGAGGCCGACAACAATCGAAGTCTGCCTGCCAGGCTGCAGGCGATCTTTCGCTCCGTGCACAAGATAAAAGGCGACGCCGACCTTCTGGGACTGGAATTTCTGGCGCAGCGATTGCATCAGGTGGAAGAAAAGGTTTCACAGGCGATCCGCAAACCAGACCTGAATGCCGGCGATTTTTTTCCGTTCCTTGTGGCCTTTGGCGAGATTGTCGGTTTGATCGACGAAACCAGCCAGCTGACCGAACGCTTGCTGGACTTTCGCGATCGCTTTGGCGAAAGGCAGCCACAACGAGAGGGAACGGATACCCTTCAGCGCTCTTTTCAGGGCCTTGTACAGAAAATCAGCGAAGAGCTGGGCAAGCAGGTCAGTTTTGACTGCAGCGCATTTGAGGCCTCGCTGCTGGCCAGTGCGCAACGTATGCCTGCCAAGGGGCTGATCGTCCAGCTGCTAAAGAATGCGCTTGCTCACGGCGTTGAAAGTCCCGAGGAACGGCTGAAAGTTGGCAAACCACTGCCGGGTTCCATTCGCCTGAGTTCTGCCATTCATGACGACCGCCTGGAAATTTCGGTTAGCGATGACGGGCGCGGACTGGACCCGGCGCGTTTGCGCCGCGTCGCTGTTGAATCTGGACTGCTCAGCACGGCGCGCGCCAGCGAACTCAGCGATCGTCAGGCGGCTGCCCTGATTTTTCGCTCAGGCGTTTCCAGCGCTGAGAAGGCGCACCTGCATGCAGGGCGCGGCGTGGGCATGCCGATGATCCGTGAAATTGTGCGCGCCATGGGCGGCAAGCTGCGACTGCGTTCGTCGACCGGGCGGGGGCTTACGGTAACGGCTTCGCTGCCGCGCCTGGCAGCGGATTCACCGGCGCGCCAGCCGGCATGA
- a CDS encoding MBL fold metallo-hydrolase, whose product MQLPVELDTNQAIEIAPDVFWAGYFMADEALHCNPYLIKNGEDSILIDPGSVPDFPVVGRKLFSIVKPQWISTIILNHQDPDLCASVPIFESLRGSYDYRVIAHAKTVYLLKHYGIQGEFYRIQEDYLHYTTPGGRELQFIVTPFAHFAGAVMTYDIKSRTLFTGDILGGVGPDWELYHTEAALKNTIAFMQGFMPSNVALRYALQKIQSVDAEVYAPQHGQVIPRAQLNSIVEALWNLPCGLDLIDDPMMQKARSA is encoded by the coding sequence ATGCAGCTGCCCGTTGAACTGGACACCAATCAGGCCATCGAGATTGCGCCCGATGTATTCTGGGCCGGCTACTTCATGGCCGATGAGGCGCTGCATTGCAATCCCTACCTGATCAAGAACGGCGAGGATTCCATCCTGATCGATCCCGGTTCGGTTCCGGATTTTCCCGTCGTCGGACGGAAATTGTTTTCGATTGTGAAGCCGCAATGGATCAGCACGATCATATTGAATCACCAGGACCCTGATCTTTGCGCCTCGGTTCCCATTTTCGAAAGCCTGCGCGGATCCTATGACTATCGGGTGATCGCCCATGCCAAGACGGTCTACTTGCTGAAACACTATGGAATACAGGGCGAGTTCTATCGCATTCAAGAGGACTACCTCCACTACACGACGCCGGGCGGCCGCGAGCTACAATTCATTGTGACGCCCTTCGCCCATTTTGCGGGCGCCGTTATGACCTATGACATCAAGTCGCGGACGCTCTTTACCGGAGACATTCTGGGCGGCGTCGGCCCGGACTGGGAGCTCTACCATACGGAGGCGGCCTTGAAGAATACCATCGCTTTCATGCAGGGCTTCATGCCCTCCAACGTTGCTTTGCGCTACGCGCTGCAGAAAATCCAGAGCGTGGATGCCGAGGTCTACGCTCCGCAGCATGGCCAGGTTATTCCGCGCGCCCAGTTGAATTCGATTGTCGAGGCACTGTGGAACCTGCCTTGCGGTTTGGATTTAATCGATGATCCAATGATGCAGAAGGCCAGGTCCGCCTGA
- a CDS encoding chemotaxis protein CheX, with protein MKDVDLKIFVEGAVRYFSQIAGDRVEMAVPFLKKPGETVALDCTGVIGISGNRKGMIYFTSGNAMLGELVHSILGGSGDDAAARIDLAGEIANTIAGNAREQFGADFMISIPVVVEGALKNITTPNDVPVYVAPIKWRSYTAYLVIGIQ; from the coding sequence ATGAAAGACGTCGATCTGAAGATCTTTGTTGAAGGAGCGGTGCGCTACTTTTCGCAGATTGCCGGCGACCGCGTGGAAATGGCGGTTCCCTTCTTGAAAAAGCCAGGCGAAACCGTGGCCCTTGATTGCACGGGCGTCATTGGCATTTCCGGCAATCGCAAAGGCATGATCTATTTCACCTCCGGCAATGCGATGCTTGGCGAACTGGTGCATTCCATTCTGGGCGGCAGCGGCGACGACGCAGCAGCGCGCATCGACCTGGCCGGCGAGATTGCCAACACCATTGCCGGCAATGCTCGCGAACAATTTGGAGCGGACTTCATGATTTCCATTCCGGTCGTCGTCGAGGGCGCCCTGAAAAATATCACCACGCCCAATGACGTCCCCGTGTATGTAGCGCCCATCAAATGGCGAAGCTACACCGCCTATCTGGTCATAGGAATTCAGTGA
- a CDS encoding response regulator, which yields MKLLIVDDSSIIRRAVQKYLDEFKLEIVGEAGDGKIAVEMFRSHSPDLVTMDITMPEMDGLAALEAMRSINPAARILIVTALRDKDTALEALQKGASGFLGKPFTAEQLRGEIARLIQEA from the coding sequence GTGAAGCTCTTGATCGTCGATGATTCCAGTATCATCCGCCGCGCTGTGCAGAAGTACCTGGACGAATTTAAGCTGGAGATTGTCGGCGAGGCCGGCGACGGCAAAATCGCGGTGGAGATGTTCCGCAGCCATTCGCCGGATCTGGTCACAATGGACATCACAATGCCGGAAATGGACGGGCTGGCCGCGCTGGAAGCAATGCGCTCTATCAATCCTGCCGCCCGTATCTTGATCGTCACCGCACTGCGCGATAAGGACACTGCGCTGGAAGCATTGCAGAAGGGCGCCAGCGGTTTTCTGGGCAAACCCTTCACTGCAGAACAGTTGCGCGGCGAGATCGCCCGTTTGATCCAGGAGGCCTGA
- a CDS encoding bifunctional 3,4-dihydroxy-2-butanone-4-phosphate synthase/GTP cyclohydrolase II → MLHTIPEAIEEIKQGKLIIVVDDEDRENEGDFVTAAENVTPEIVNFMATHGRGLICAPLTDLRCRELNLQMMVQEQANTAAYATPFTVSVDLLTHGNTTGISAADRSRTIRALVDETTRPEDLGRPGHIFPLRARDGGVLRRAGHTEAACDLARLAGKQPAGVLVEIMNEDGSMARLPDLLQIAERFQLKIVSIKDLIEYRLRNESLIERVEEVEMPTEYGSFRLRAYRQKNSDEIHLALIKGEWREGEAVLVRVHSSCVTGDIFGSCRCDCGQQLHAAMQMVEQAGQGVVLYMQQEGRGIGLVNKLRAYRLQEGGMDTVEANLKLGFKMDERDYGVGAQILKDLGVQRMKLISNNPAKRAGITGYGLEIAERVALETPPNVHNANYLRTKRDKLGHEILRNS, encoded by the coding sequence ATGCTCCATACCATTCCGGAAGCGATCGAAGAAATCAAACAGGGCAAGTTGATCATCGTGGTCGATGATGAAGACCGCGAAAACGAAGGCGACTTTGTCACCGCCGCCGAGAATGTTACGCCGGAGATCGTGAACTTCATGGCCACTCACGGGCGAGGATTGATCTGTGCGCCGCTCACCGATTTACGCTGTCGTGAACTCAATCTGCAAATGATGGTCCAGGAGCAGGCCAATACCGCCGCCTATGCAACGCCCTTTACGGTGTCCGTTGATTTGCTCACTCACGGAAATACTACCGGCATCAGCGCCGCCGACCGCTCGCGGACGATTCGGGCGCTCGTCGACGAAACGACGCGACCGGAGGATCTTGGTCGACCGGGGCACATCTTTCCGCTGCGCGCTCGCGATGGCGGCGTCTTGCGTCGCGCCGGTCATACCGAAGCGGCCTGCGACCTGGCGCGGCTGGCTGGCAAGCAGCCGGCCGGCGTGCTGGTGGAAATCATGAATGAAGACGGCTCCATGGCGCGTCTGCCGGACCTGCTGCAGATAGCAGAAAGGTTCCAGCTCAAGATCGTTAGCATCAAGGACCTGATTGAATACCGTCTGCGCAATGAGAGCCTGATTGAGCGCGTCGAAGAAGTCGAGATGCCAACCGAATACGGTTCTTTTCGACTGCGCGCCTATCGTCAGAAAAACAGCGACGAGATTCATCTGGCATTGATCAAGGGCGAATGGCGCGAGGGCGAAGCGGTGCTGGTGCGCGTTCATTCCAGCTGCGTTACCGGCGATATTTTCGGATCGTGTCGCTGCGACTGCGGCCAGCAATTGCACGCTGCGATGCAGATGGTCGAGCAAGCCGGACAGGGCGTGGTGCTCTACATGCAACAGGAAGGTCGCGGCATCGGTCTGGTCAATAAGCTGCGCGCTTACCGCTTGCAGGAAGGCGGCATGGACACGGTCGAAGCGAACCTGAAGCTCGGTTTCAAGATGGACGAACGCGACTATGGAGTGGGCGCGCAAATCCTTAAAGACCTGGGCGTACAGCGCATGAAATTGATCTCCAACAATCCCGCAAAGCGCGCTGGCATCACCGGTTATGGACTGGAAATCGCAGAGCGCGTCGCGCTGGAGACGCCGCCCAACGTGCACAATGCCAATTACTTACGCACCAAGCGCGACAAACTGGGCCACGAGATCCTGCGCAACAGCTGA
- a CDS encoding aminotransferase class I/II-fold pyridoxal phosphate-dependent enzyme, with product MEPVEFARAHIRSMQSYTPGLQINSPDVIKLNSNENPFPPSPAVLQALHNAIDHDHLEKYPDPRSSALRKRLAEVYGQQAERCIVTNGSDEGLSLLFRTVLEPGNAMLSARPSYSLYPILAAMQQARHIEAPLGEDWRMDFVALRQLSREARLTILANPNAPTGIAEDREALLDFAGQNPGLTLIDEAYVAFGGQSCAAFAGTESYPRLLVMNTFSKWASLAGQRIGWMFSHASLNQQFDKLRDSYNVSRLGQAAALAALNDEAEQSRRLHAIRENRDRFVSELASLGFDTLPSSANFVFSEPPDSMRSGLLSALQVRGAAAPPEASCAELILLLLRTEDILVRYFREAPCQKRIRISIGTWPQMDRILRLLYSLSRN from the coding sequence ATGGAACCGGTTGAGTTTGCAAGGGCGCATATCCGCTCCATGCAGAGTTACACGCCGGGGCTGCAGATCAACAGCCCGGATGTCATCAAGCTGAACAGCAATGAGAATCCCTTTCCGCCTTCGCCGGCGGTGCTGCAGGCGCTGCACAACGCGATCGATCACGATCACCTGGAAAAATATCCAGATCCTCGTTCCAGCGCGCTCCGCAAGCGATTGGCCGAAGTGTATGGACAGCAGGCCGAACGCTGCATTGTAACCAACGGCTCCGATGAAGGGCTGAGCCTGCTGTTTCGGACCGTGCTCGAACCAGGCAATGCAATGCTCAGCGCTCGCCCAAGTTATTCGCTCTATCCAATCCTGGCGGCAATGCAACAGGCGCGGCATATTGAGGCGCCGTTAGGTGAAGACTGGCGGATGGATTTTGTAGCGTTGCGTCAGCTCAGCCGGGAGGCCCGACTTACGATTCTTGCCAATCCCAATGCGCCCACTGGCATCGCCGAAGATCGCGAAGCACTGCTGGATTTTGCCGGCCAGAATCCCGGGTTGACGCTGATTGATGAAGCCTACGTAGCCTTTGGCGGACAGAGTTGTGCCGCCTTTGCCGGAACGGAAAGCTACCCGCGGCTGTTGGTGATGAACACTTTCAGCAAATGGGCCAGCCTCGCCGGCCAGCGCATCGGCTGGATGTTTTCGCATGCCAGTTTGAATCAGCAATTTGATAAGCTTCGCGATTCTTACAACGTAAGCCGACTGGGCCAGGCGGCGGCGCTGGCCGCGCTCAACGACGAAGCAGAGCAGTCACGCCGCCTGCACGCGATCCGGGAGAACCGCGACCGCTTTGTCAGCGAGCTTGCCAGCCTGGGCTTTGACACGCTGCCTTCGAGCGCCAACTTTGTCTTCAGCGAGCCGCCCGATTCGATGCGCAGCGGCTTGCTTTCTGCACTGCAGGTACGCGGTGCGGCGGCCCCGCCGGAGGCCAGCTGCGCCGAACTGATCCTTTTGTTGCTGCGTACCGAGGACATTCTGGTGCGCTATTTTCGCGAAGCGCCCTGTCAGAAGCGCATACGGATTTCCATTGGAACCTGGCCGCAGATGGATCGTATCCTGCGGCTGCTCTACAGCCTTTCACGCAACTGA